In one Mycobacterium sp. NBC_00419 genomic region, the following are encoded:
- a CDS encoding M23 family metallopeptidase has translation MRILTAVIVALLSFAEPAAAQTGRLQWPLRPPPAVTRGFDAPAPDWHRGHRGVDLAGTPGQEVYAAGPATVVFAGTLAGRPVVSLAHPGGLRTSYEPVDAVVRVGQRVDGSSVLGRLVAGHPGCPAAACLHWGAMWGPAARADYVDPTALLAGTPIRLKPLAGLG, from the coding sequence ATGCGAATCCTGACGGCGGTGATCGTGGCGCTGCTGAGCTTCGCCGAACCCGCCGCGGCACAGACCGGGCGGCTGCAATGGCCCCTTCGCCCGCCCCCGGCGGTGACCCGCGGCTTCGACGCACCCGCCCCGGACTGGCACCGCGGCCACCGCGGGGTCGACCTGGCCGGGACTCCGGGCCAGGAGGTCTACGCCGCCGGGCCTGCGACAGTCGTGTTCGCCGGCACGCTCGCCGGGCGGCCGGTGGTGTCGCTGGCGCACCCGGGTGGGCTTCGGACCAGCTATGAACCCGTCGACGCGGTGGTGCGGGTCGGGCAACGGGTCGACGGGTCCTCGGTGCTGGGGCGGCTGGTGGCCGGGCATCCGGGTTGTCCGGCGGCGGCCTGCCTGCACTGGGGCGCGATGTGGGGTCCGGCGGCCCGAGCCGATTACGTCGACCCGACCGCCCTGCTGGCAGGCACGCCCA
- the rpsB gene encoding 30S ribosomal protein S2 — MAVVTMKQLLDSGTHFGHQTRRWNPKMKRFIFTDRNGIYIIDLQQTLTFIDQAYEFVKETVAHGGSIMFVGTKKQAQESIAEEATRVGMPYVNQRWLGGMLTNFSTVHKRLQRMKELEGMEQTGGFEGRTKKEILMLTREKNKLERSLGGIRDMSKVPSAIWVVDTNKEHLAVSEAIKLGIPVIAILDTNCDPDQVNYPIPGNDDAIRSAALLTKVIASAVAEGLKARGGAGSGDKPEAAAEPLAEWEQELLEGATASVPTEAGPVATESVTEEIS; from the coding sequence ATGGCCGTAGTGACCATGAAGCAGCTGCTCGACAGCGGCACCCACTTCGGGCACCAGACCCGTCGCTGGAATCCCAAGATGAAGCGGTTCATCTTCACCGACCGCAACGGCATCTACATCATCGACCTGCAGCAGACGCTGACCTTCATCGACCAGGCGTACGAGTTCGTCAAGGAAACCGTCGCCCACGGTGGTTCGATCATGTTCGTCGGCACCAAGAAGCAGGCGCAGGAGTCCATCGCCGAAGAAGCCACCCGCGTCGGCATGCCGTACGTGAACCAGCGCTGGCTCGGCGGCATGCTCACCAACTTCTCCACTGTGCACAAGCGTCTTCAGCGTATGAAGGAGCTCGAGGGCATGGAGCAGACCGGTGGCTTCGAGGGACGCACCAAGAAGGAAATCTTGATGCTGACCCGCGAGAAGAACAAGCTCGAGCGGTCCCTGGGTGGTATCCGGGACATGAGCAAGGTGCCCTCGGCGATCTGGGTCGTCGACACCAACAAGGAGCACCTGGCCGTCAGTGAGGCCATCAAGCTCGGTATCCCGGTCATCGCGATCCTGGACACCAACTGCGACCCCGACCAGGTCAACTACCCCATCCCGGGTAACGACGACGCGATCCGGTCGGCTGCACTGCTGACCAAGGTGATCGCCTCCGCGGTCGCCGAGGGCCTCAAGGCCCGCGGTGGCGCCGGCAGTGGCGACAAGCCCGAAGCCGCCGCCGAACCGCTGGCCGAGTGGGAGCAGGAGCTGCTCGAGGGTGCCACGGCATCGGTGCCCACCGAGGCCGGCCCGGTCGCCACTGAATCCGTTACCGAAGAAATCTCCTAA
- the tsf gene encoding translation elongation factor Ts — translation MANFSAADVKRLRELTGAGMLDCKNALAESDGDFDKAVEALRIKGAKDVGKRAERATAEGLVAAKDGALIELNSETDFVAKNAEFQNLADQIVDAALASKANDVEALKAAAIGDKTVEQAIAELSAKIGEKLELKRAQYFDGNVEAYLHKRAADLPPAVGVLVEFTGDDKDAAHAAALQIAALKAKYLTRDDVPADLVETERRVAEETAKAEGKPEQALPKIVEGRLTGFFKDVVLLDQPSVSDSKKTVKALLDEAGVTITRFVRFEVGQQ, via the coding sequence ATGGCTAACTTTTCCGCTGCCGATGTCAAGCGGCTTCGGGAGCTCACCGGCGCGGGCATGCTCGATTGCAAGAATGCCCTTGCCGAGAGTGACGGCGATTTCGACAAGGCCGTCGAGGCGTTGCGCATCAAGGGTGCGAAGGATGTCGGCAAGCGCGCCGAGCGTGCGACCGCCGAGGGTCTGGTCGCCGCCAAGGATGGCGCCCTGATCGAGCTCAACTCCGAGACCGATTTCGTCGCCAAGAACGCCGAGTTCCAGAACCTGGCCGACCAGATCGTCGACGCCGCCCTGGCCTCCAAGGCCAACGACGTCGAGGCCTTGAAGGCTGCCGCGATCGGCGACAAGACCGTCGAGCAGGCGATCGCCGAACTCTCGGCCAAGATCGGCGAGAAGCTGGAGCTGAAGCGCGCGCAGTACTTCGACGGCAACGTCGAGGCCTACCTGCACAAGCGTGCCGCCGACCTGCCGCCCGCCGTCGGCGTGTTGGTGGAGTTCACCGGCGACGACAAGGATGCCGCGCACGCGGCCGCCCTGCAGATCGCCGCGCTGAAGGCCAAGTACCTCACCCGCGACGACGTTCCGGCCGACCTGGTCGAGACCGAGCGTCGTGTAGCCGAGGAGACCGCCAAGGCCGAGGGCAAGCCGGAGCAGGCACTGCCCAAGATCGTCGAAGGCCGCCTCACCGGCTTCTTCAAGGACGTCGTGCTGCTGGACCAGCCGTCGGTGTCCGACAGCAAGAAGACGGTCAAGGCCCTGCTCGACGAGGCCGGCGTGACCATCACGCGGTTCGTCCGCTTCGAGGTCGGCCAGCAGTAA
- a CDS encoding amidase — MTRHVHAFRDDALGDLDAVALVDAIRTGKVSRPEVVEAAIARTEAVNPELNGLAHEMFARARTRASAPGSGYFDGVPTFIKDNVDVEGMPTMQGTDAWDPRPQPDHGDFARFFLASGLVPLGKTQLSEFGFSASAEHPRLGAVRNPWDTDYTAGASSSGSAAFVAAGVVPIAHANDGGGSIRIPAACNGLVGLKPSRGRLPLDKMSRQMPVKIVNDGVLTRSVRDTAAFYREAERVWRDRRLLPVGAVTGPSTQRLRIAVVTQSLTRQSSPSVRALTLQTAELLESLGHQVDHLDHNPIPRYFVDDFLLYWALLAMTLVRSGQRTFGPTFDRSRLDNLTLGLDRYASRNLHRMPIAITRLSRLRRVTARFYQTYDVLLTPTLAEETHPIGHLDPTADYQQIIDRLVDWVAFTPLQNATGEPAISLPLAQSESGMPVGMMLGGPIGHERRLLELAYELEAAKPFPRIQTVAVS; from the coding sequence GTGACCCGACACGTGCATGCCTTTCGCGACGACGCGCTCGGTGACCTCGACGCCGTCGCCCTGGTCGACGCCATCCGCACCGGCAAGGTATCCCGCCCGGAGGTCGTCGAGGCCGCCATCGCACGCACCGAGGCCGTGAACCCCGAACTCAACGGGCTGGCGCACGAGATGTTCGCCCGTGCCCGCACCCGCGCCTCGGCGCCCGGGAGCGGATACTTCGACGGCGTGCCGACGTTCATCAAAGACAACGTGGACGTCGAGGGCATGCCCACCATGCAGGGCACCGACGCGTGGGATCCGCGCCCGCAGCCCGACCACGGTGACTTCGCCCGCTTCTTTCTGGCCTCCGGCCTGGTTCCGCTGGGCAAGACCCAACTCTCGGAGTTCGGGTTCAGCGCCTCGGCCGAGCATCCGCGGCTCGGCGCCGTCCGCAACCCGTGGGACACCGACTACACCGCAGGTGCGTCCTCGTCGGGGTCGGCCGCGTTCGTCGCGGCCGGCGTGGTGCCCATCGCCCACGCCAACGACGGTGGCGGATCGATCCGTATCCCGGCCGCGTGTAACGGGCTTGTCGGTCTCAAGCCGTCCCGGGGCCGGCTCCCGCTGGACAAGATGTCGCGACAGATGCCGGTCAAGATCGTCAACGACGGCGTGCTGACCCGCTCGGTGCGCGATACCGCGGCGTTTTACCGTGAGGCAGAACGTGTTTGGCGCGACCGTCGGCTCCTGCCCGTCGGCGCCGTCACCGGACCGAGCACCCAACGGCTGAGAATCGCCGTCGTCACGCAGTCGCTGACCCGGCAGAGCAGCCCGAGTGTTCGGGCCCTCACATTGCAGACCGCCGAGCTACTCGAGAGCCTCGGCCACCAGGTCGACCACCTCGACCACAACCCCATCCCGCGCTACTTCGTCGACGACTTCCTTTTGTACTGGGCGCTTTTGGCGATGACCTTGGTGCGGTCAGGGCAGCGGACGTTCGGGCCGACGTTCGACCGCAGCCGGCTGGACAACCTCACGCTCGGCCTCGACCGCTACGCCAGCCGCAATCTGCACCGGATGCCGATCGCGATCACCAGGCTGAGCAGGCTGCGCCGGGTCACCGCCCGGTTCTACCAGACCTACGACGTCCTGCTGACGCCCACGCTGGCCGAGGAGACCCACCCCATCGGCCACCTCGACCCGACCGCCGACTATCAGCAGATCATCGACCGGCTCGTCGACTGGGTGGCGTTCACCCCGTTGCAGAACGCGACCGGCGAGCCGGCCATCTCGCTGCCGCTGGCGCAGTCCGAATCCGGCATGCCGGTCGGGATGATGCTGGGCGGCCCGATCGGCCACGAGCGGCGGCTTCTGGAGTTGGCCTACGAACTCGAGGCGGCCAAGCCGTTTCCGCGAATTCAGACCGTGGCGGTATCCTAA
- a CDS encoding ABC transporter permease, with product MESTVSPTISRPTAIATSTGNNTFVRLLRFALANIRRRPERFVLSVLGIALAITCVTVVRTISSSFAITGQDSVTDVIGGAQLWVVPAAGVHYDSTVQALVADGAAPTLDLPDGWRGLRTLSGVAEVKGTQASVRGRDEIGSGKAILGSGLADRLGLRVGDRVSLGDRDLEVDVAGSGESLTVSTDVAQAVVGDHGWWTIFAPAGEEKDRDLGPTFGAAVGLPSTTDPSVTPQPNGPGLIYDTVGGSGPLTFEQKFSALFSGKVTGSTLGLISIIGLALGFVIAVSSFLAAVQERRREFGIMSSIGLADEVLYFFLVESAVIFLAAYVLGVLAAGVAVALVIPGIATPIAWLQAAGMVAGFLPAMAIVGALVPVHRLLQQRPVDLLGDR from the coding sequence GTGGAGTCCACTGTGTCACCCACGATTTCGCGACCAACGGCGATCGCCACCTCAACCGGAAACAACACCTTCGTGCGTTTGCTCCGGTTCGCCTTGGCCAACATCCGCCGGAGGCCCGAACGGTTCGTGCTGTCTGTTCTGGGCATTGCGCTGGCCATCACATGCGTCACCGTCGTGCGCACGATTTCGTCGAGTTTTGCTATCACAGGCCAAGATTCGGTCACCGACGTCATCGGCGGCGCACAGCTGTGGGTGGTACCCGCGGCCGGCGTGCACTATGACAGCACTGTCCAGGCACTCGTTGCCGACGGTGCGGCGCCCACGTTGGATCTGCCCGACGGCTGGCGCGGGTTGCGGACGCTGTCGGGAGTGGCCGAGGTCAAGGGCACCCAGGCCTCCGTCCGGGGACGCGATGAAATCGGCTCTGGCAAAGCAATTTTGGGTTCCGGCCTGGCCGACCGGCTGGGTCTGCGGGTCGGCGACCGGGTATCGCTGGGAGATCGGGACCTCGAGGTCGACGTCGCCGGCTCGGGGGAGTCGCTGACGGTCTCGACGGACGTGGCGCAGGCCGTCGTCGGCGATCACGGCTGGTGGACGATCTTCGCACCGGCCGGTGAGGAGAAGGACCGCGACCTCGGACCGACGTTCGGTGCAGCCGTCGGCTTGCCGTCGACCACCGATCCCTCGGTGACGCCACAACCGAACGGCCCCGGCCTGATCTACGACACCGTGGGCGGGTCCGGACCGCTGACCTTCGAGCAGAAGTTCTCGGCGCTGTTCTCTGGCAAGGTGACCGGATCGACGCTCGGCCTGATCTCGATCATCGGACTGGCGCTGGGATTCGTCATCGCGGTGTCCTCGTTTCTGGCTGCCGTGCAGGAGCGGCGTCGCGAGTTCGGCATCATGTCGAGCATCGGACTCGCCGACGAGGTGCTGTACTTCTTCCTTGTCGAATCCGCCGTCATCTTCTTGGCCGCCTACGTCCTCGGCGTGCTGGCGGCGGGAGTCGCTGTCGCACTGGTCATTCCGGGCATCGCCACCCCGATCGCCTGGTTGCAGGCCGCCGGCATGGTGGCCGGCTTCCTGCCCGCGATGGCCATCGTCGGTGCGCTGGTGCCGGTGCACCGGCTACTACAACAACGTCCCGTCGACCTGCTGGGGGACCGCTGA
- a CDS encoding ABC transporter permease: MIARGLSYGWLAARRRVGEMILPIVTTATGAFLVVIVFGMSAGIREQSAVLGHAAEIGRAVILIAVTVLLVGVVEVAVATTRTVAHRTRELGVLGATGVPRGPVVAALLVEPVVAATLGAVLGVVLAVLASIVLAVLGFVPTGVSSAGLSLGVVIAVLVSIVAAVATSIVPTWNAASRPPIRSLTGG; encoded by the coding sequence ATGATCGCCCGTGGTCTGTCCTACGGCTGGCTGGCCGCCCGTCGCCGAGTCGGTGAGATGATCCTGCCCATCGTCACCACCGCAACCGGCGCGTTCCTGGTCGTCATCGTCTTCGGTATGTCGGCCGGCATCCGGGAGCAGTCGGCGGTACTGGGCCACGCTGCCGAGATCGGCCGTGCGGTGATCCTGATCGCCGTCACCGTGCTGCTGGTCGGTGTTGTCGAGGTCGCCGTCGCCACCACCCGCACGGTGGCTCATCGCACCCGCGAACTCGGTGTGCTCGGGGCCACCGGTGTACCACGGGGACCCGTGGTCGCCGCCCTGCTCGTCGAGCCGGTGGTGGCCGCCACCCTTGGTGCAGTGCTCGGTGTCGTGCTGGCCGTGCTGGCATCGATTGTGTTGGCGGTGTTGGGTTTTGTGCCCACCGGGGTCTCGTCCGCGGGCTTGTCGCTGGGGGTGGTGATCGCCGTCCTGGTGAGCATCGTCGCCGCGGTGGCCACCAGCATCGTGCCCACCTGGAACGCAGCGTCGCGTCCTCCCATCCGTTCCCTGACCGGAGGTTAG
- a CDS encoding ABC transporter ATP-binding protein — translation MTAVEDSPSDTAEVAGSSPVIEVSDVWKLHKLGDEVVKALVAVELTVKPGEFVCLMGPSGSGKSTLLNIIGGLDRPTKGSVSIAGRDTGTLTESQFAALRHDTIGFIFQSYNLIPFLSAVENVELPLMFEPYDRKALRQRALELLDLVGLSHRVHHQPTKMSGGEQQRTAIARSLISNPTLVLADEPTANLDHRTGETVVRMLRDLCSTLGVTVVASTHDPTVADEASRVVRMKDGQIINGQPPSGDTA, via the coding sequence GTGACCGCAGTCGAAGACTCACCGTCGGATACCGCCGAGGTCGCCGGCTCATCACCGGTCATCGAGGTCAGCGACGTCTGGAAGCTGCACAAGCTCGGCGACGAAGTGGTCAAGGCACTCGTTGCGGTCGAATTGACCGTCAAGCCCGGTGAATTCGTCTGCCTGATGGGTCCCAGCGGCAGCGGTAAGTCCACTCTGCTCAACATCATCGGTGGCCTGGACCGTCCGACCAAGGGATCGGTGAGCATCGCCGGCCGGGACACCGGGACCCTGACCGAGAGCCAGTTCGCCGCGCTGCGCCACGACACGATCGGGTTCATCTTCCAGAGCTACAACCTCATCCCGTTCCTGTCCGCGGTCGAGAACGTCGAACTGCCACTGATGTTCGAGCCGTATGACCGCAAGGCACTGCGCCAGCGCGCACTGGAGTTGCTCGACCTCGTCGGCTTGAGCCATCGGGTCCACCACCAGCCGACCAAGATGTCCGGCGGCGAACAACAGCGCACCGCGATCGCCCGGTCGCTGATCAGCAACCCCACCCTGGTGCTCGCCGACGAGCCCACGGCGAATCTGGATCACCGCACCGGGGAGACGGTGGTCCGCATGCTGCGCGACCTGTGCTCGACGCTCGGCGTCACGGTGGTCGCCAGCACCCACGATCCCACGGTGGCCGACGAAGCGAGCCGTGTCGTCCGGATGAAAGACGGACAGATCATCAATGGACAACCGCCATCGGGAGATACCGCATGA
- a CDS encoding APC family permease, whose translation MTQELEASPPTQRDKLLTTELIPEQVLPKVMTTFGLTATYVFIICWITGSSIMAAGGWTAIPMWILGILTFLIPAGMAVAELGNLWPGEGGVYIWATRTMGETWGFIGGYLSWIPVVLNSASSPAIILQFLLLAFHAELGLTLSIILQVALLWAVIGLALAKLAANQRIMNTVFVVYWVLTAVIFISGVIYAFRNGPAQEFTAHAALVPDFAGAGFLYGTVLLYLVGVETPYNMGAEFLSVRKSGPKMVVYGSIALILIYLLTTLGTIMVLPADQVNPVTGVIGMLGTAAPKGVMEVAAVVLAVIVFVALMSYQVTYSRLIFVSGLEGHLPRIFTHLNPRTRNPVTAVLIQGVLSSLLIVGLYSQSSMANVTVFLQGGLSIAWLISGFFFLFPVILARKKYADRYAAETFWRIPGGTVGVWITVVIGTIGTIGGIYYSFAKSWIADVPDSTWMMWTGSIAAGMFALGVVVYIFGRRSARKVTQEDALAHLAVLDLTKSDSEAV comes from the coding sequence ATGACACAAGAGCTCGAGGCTTCGCCGCCGACCCAACGCGACAAGCTGCTGACCACTGAACTGATACCGGAGCAGGTGCTGCCCAAGGTCATGACGACCTTCGGCCTCACCGCCACCTACGTCTTCATCATCTGCTGGATCACCGGTTCGTCGATCATGGCGGCCGGCGGCTGGACCGCGATCCCGATGTGGATCCTCGGTATCCTCACGTTCCTCATCCCGGCGGGTATGGCCGTCGCCGAATTGGGCAACCTGTGGCCCGGTGAAGGCGGCGTCTACATCTGGGCGACCCGCACCATGGGGGAGACGTGGGGCTTCATCGGCGGCTACCTGTCGTGGATTCCGGTGGTGCTCAACTCGGCGTCCTCGCCCGCGATCATCCTGCAGTTCCTGCTGCTGGCCTTCCATGCCGAACTGGGCCTGACGCTGAGCATCATCTTGCAGGTGGCGTTGCTGTGGGCCGTCATCGGTTTGGCGCTGGCCAAACTGGCGGCCAACCAACGCATCATGAACACCGTCTTCGTCGTGTACTGGGTGCTGACCGCCGTCATCTTCATCTCGGGTGTCATCTATGCGTTCCGCAACGGTCCTGCGCAGGAGTTCACGGCGCACGCCGCGCTGGTGCCCGACTTCGCCGGCGCCGGCTTCCTGTACGGCACCGTGCTGCTGTACCTGGTGGGCGTGGAGACGCCGTACAACATGGGTGCGGAGTTCCTCTCGGTGCGCAAGAGCGGACCGAAGATGGTGGTGTACGGGTCGATTGCCCTGATCCTGATCTACCTGCTCACCACGCTGGGCACGATCATGGTGCTGCCAGCCGACCAGGTCAATCCGGTCACCGGTGTCATCGGGATGCTCGGTACCGCGGCACCCAAGGGCGTGATGGAAGTGGCGGCCGTCGTGCTGGCCGTCATCGTGTTCGTGGCGTTGATGAGCTACCAGGTCACCTATTCGCGGCTGATCTTCGTCTCCGGCTTGGAGGGTCATCTGCCGCGGATCTTCACCCACCTCAACCCGCGCACCCGCAACCCGGTCACCGCCGTGCTGATCCAGGGTGTGCTGTCCTCGCTGCTCATCGTCGGTCTGTATTCGCAGAGCAGCATGGCCAACGTCACCGTGTTCCTGCAGGGCGGCCTGTCCATCGCGTGGCTGATCTCCGGATTCTTCTTCCTGTTCCCGGTCATCCTGGCCCGTAAGAAGTACGCCGATCGCTATGCGGCCGAGACGTTCTGGCGCATTCCGGGCGGCACGGTCGGGGTGTGGATCACGGTGGTGATCGGCACCATCGGGACCATTGGCGGCATCTACTACTCGTTCGCCAAGTCGTGGATCGCCGATGTGCCCGACAGCACCTGGATGATGTGGACCGGCAGCATCGCCGCCGGCATGTTCGCGCTCGGCGTGGTCGTCTACATCTTCGGCCGGCGCTCGGCGCGCAAGGTGACCCAGGAGGACGCGCTGGCTCATCTCGCGGTCCTCGACCTGACCAAGTCCGATTCAGAGGCGGTGTAA
- a CDS encoding primary-amine oxidase — translation MTMDSIVLNGSPTADAVRYPLDPLSGAEIEAAAQIVKESDFATGTVKFVMIQLAEPDKTPTLTFAGAAEEIPRRAFITMYDAAEKMIYEAVVDIGARTVDSWTPIPGRFPSYLVEHMTGVEEVVRADPRWQEAMRKRGVTDFDLAMIDPWPAGYYGAGDHYDNSPLVCRPLTFMRAAPSEHGYARPVEGLIVTFDLDAMKVIDIEDHGVVPLPPKSGNYSAKYMFDEDNRPAFTQFRDDVKTIEISQPDGPSFTVDGWNVQWQKWSLRVGFNPREGLTLHEVTYNDRGTVRPVMYRAALSEMVVPYGDTSPTHWNKNVFDMGEVGMGFSANPLTLGCDCLGEIYYFDGTVHDSDGNAVVIPNAICMHEEDYGISWKHTDFRTDEVEVRRARRLVISMICTVGNYEYGFFWYLYNDASIEMEVKLSGVLTTGSIPDGEVPRWGKLVAPGIYGPNHQHFFNFRLDMTVDGPDNSVYEVDSLPEPEPELNPHHNAWIAKDTLVASEAQGARDWNWSTGRYWKVVNPSKLNELGAPVGYKLMPRDPVPVMVQEGSYIYDRARFVQHNLWVTKYDPAEKFAAGDYMYQCAEAQGLPQYVADDAPLENTDIVLWYTVGAHHIVCPEDWPVMPCHYTGFKMKPIGFFDGNPALDVPPSPPKGCHSHH, via the coding sequence ATGACGATGGACAGCATTGTGCTCAACGGTTCCCCAACTGCGGATGCGGTGCGTTACCCGCTCGATCCGCTGTCGGGCGCCGAGATCGAGGCTGCGGCCCAGATCGTCAAGGAGTCCGATTTCGCCACCGGCACAGTCAAGTTCGTGATGATCCAGCTCGCCGAGCCGGACAAGACCCCGACGCTGACGTTCGCCGGGGCGGCCGAGGAGATCCCGCGGCGGGCCTTCATCACGATGTATGACGCGGCGGAGAAGATGATCTATGAGGCGGTCGTCGACATCGGCGCCCGCACCGTCGATTCGTGGACGCCGATCCCGGGACGGTTCCCGTCCTATCTCGTCGAACACATGACCGGTGTGGAGGAGGTGGTCCGCGCCGATCCGCGTTGGCAGGAGGCGATGCGCAAGCGCGGCGTCACCGACTTCGACCTGGCGATGATCGATCCGTGGCCGGCCGGGTACTACGGCGCCGGAGACCATTACGACAATTCGCCTCTGGTCTGCCGGCCGCTGACGTTCATGAGGGCGGCTCCCTCCGAACACGGCTACGCACGACCGGTCGAGGGATTGATCGTCACCTTCGACCTCGACGCCATGAAGGTGATCGACATCGAGGATCACGGTGTCGTGCCGTTGCCGCCCAAATCCGGCAACTACAGCGCGAAGTACATGTTCGACGAGGACAACCGGCCGGCGTTCACGCAGTTTCGCGACGACGTGAAGACCATCGAGATCTCCCAGCCCGACGGCCCGAGCTTCACCGTCGACGGGTGGAATGTGCAGTGGCAGAAGTGGTCTCTGCGGGTGGGGTTCAACCCCCGCGAAGGTCTGACGCTGCACGAGGTCACCTACAACGATCGCGGGACCGTGCGGCCGGTGATGTACCGCGCCGCACTGTCGGAGATGGTGGTGCCCTACGGCGACACCTCGCCGACCCACTGGAACAAGAACGTGTTCGACATGGGCGAAGTCGGGATGGGCTTCTCGGCCAACCCGCTGACGCTTGGCTGTGACTGTCTGGGTGAGATCTACTACTTCGACGGCACGGTTCACGATTCCGACGGCAACGCGGTGGTGATCCCGAATGCGATCTGCATGCATGAGGAGGACTACGGGATCTCCTGGAAGCACACCGATTTCCGCACCGACGAAGTCGAGGTGCGCCGGGCCCGCCGCCTGGTGATCTCGATGATCTGCACCGTCGGCAACTACGAATACGGGTTCTTCTGGTACCTCTACAACGACGCCTCCATCGAGATGGAGGTCAAGCTGTCCGGGGTGCTGACCACCGGCTCGATCCCCGACGGTGAGGTCCCGCGCTGGGGCAAGCTCGTCGCGCCGGGGATCTACGGCCCAAATCACCAGCACTTCTTCAACTTCCGGCTGGATATGACCGTCGACGGGCCGGATAACAGTGTCTACGAGGTCGATTCGCTACCGGAGCCCGAGCCCGAGCTCAATCCGCACCACAACGCGTGGATCGCCAAGGACACGCTGGTGGCATCGGAGGCGCAGGGAGCCAGGGACTGGAACTGGTCCACCGGGCGGTACTGGAAGGTCGTCAACCCCTCCAAGCTCAACGAACTGGGCGCTCCGGTGGGCTACAAGTTGATGCCCCGCGATCCGGTGCCGGTCATGGTGCAGGAGGGCTCCTACATCTACGACCGGGCCCGCTTCGTCCAGCACAACCTCTGGGTGACCAAGTACGACCCCGCGGAGAAGTTCGCCGCCGGCGACTACATGTACCAGTGCGCCGAGGCCCAAGGTCTGCCGCAGTACGTCGCCGACGACGCGCCGCTGGAGAACACCGACATCGTGCTCTGGTACACCGTCGGGGCGCATCACATCGTGTGCCCGGAGGACTGGCCGGTGATGCCGTGCCACTACACCGGGTTCAAGATGAAGCCCATCGGCTTCTTCGACGGCAATCCGGCGCTCGACGTGCCGCCGTCACCGCCGAAGGGCTGCCACAGCCATCACTGA
- a CDS encoding MarR family winged helix-turn-helix transcriptional regulator, translated as MSASGDEPLGYLLQRVTSALRAEVSATVLGSADLSFPQYICMRLLSKSGQRSNAELARDTGVSPQAMNMVMRSLEQRGLVTRPATVASGRSLPATLTRAGVTLLASTDEGVRAAEQRLMADLSSDQRREFRRILTVLAF; from the coding sequence ATGTCTGCGTCCGGTGACGAACCCCTGGGCTACCTGTTGCAGCGGGTCACCTCAGCGCTGCGCGCGGAGGTGAGCGCCACGGTGCTGGGATCTGCGGACCTGTCGTTCCCGCAATACATCTGCATGCGGCTGCTGTCGAAATCCGGGCAGCGGTCCAACGCCGAGCTCGCGCGCGACACCGGCGTCTCCCCGCAGGCGATGAACATGGTCATGCGCAGTCTGGAGCAACGCGGACTGGTGACCCGGCCGGCCACCGTGGCATCGGGGCGCTCGTTGCCGGCGACACTCACCCGCGCCGGCGTGACATTGCTGGCAAGCACCGACGAGGGTGTGCGCGCCGCCGAACAGCGCTTGATGGCAGACCTCAGCAGCGACCAACGGCGCGAGTTCCGCCGGATTCTCACCGTCCTCGCGTTCTGA
- a CDS encoding class I SAM-dependent methyltransferase: MSTPEDLFESAYRGDAPEFQGVRPPWSIGEPQPEIAALIEQGKFHGDVLDAGCGEAAVSLYLAERGVTTVGLDLSPTAIELARAEATRRGLSNATFAVADISAFGGYDGRFGTIVDSTLFHSMPVEARDGYQRSIVRAAAPGASYFVLTFDAATMPGNGTAHPVTAEELRAAVEPYWVIDEIRPARIHGNVPEELVSMVELAGSDLRDAPKGRKSMPGWLLSAHSAEK; encoded by the coding sequence ATGAGTACACCCGAAGATCTCTTTGAATCCGCCTACCGCGGTGACGCGCCGGAGTTCCAGGGAGTCCGCCCGCCGTGGAGCATCGGCGAGCCGCAGCCCGAGATCGCGGCGCTGATCGAGCAGGGCAAGTTCCACGGCGACGTCCTGGACGCCGGATGCGGCGAGGCGGCGGTATCGCTCTACCTGGCCGAGCGTGGCGTCACCACGGTCGGGTTGGATCTCTCGCCGACCGCCATCGAGCTGGCCCGTGCCGAGGCCACCCGCCGCGGTCTGTCCAACGCCACCTTCGCCGTCGCCGACATCAGTGCCTTCGGTGGGTATGACGGCCGGTTCGGCACCATCGTCGACTCCACGCTGTTCCACTCGATGCCGGTCGAGGCGCGCGACGGTTACCAACGCTCGATCGTGCGCGCCGCCGCGCCCGGGGCGTCCTACTTCGTGCTGACCTTCGACGCCGCGACGATGCCGGGCAACGGGACTGCCCATCCCGTGACCGCCGAGGAGTTGCGTGCCGCGGTCGAACCGTACTGGGTGATCGACGAGATTCGTCCCGCGCGCATCCATGGCAACGTGCCCGAGGAATTGGTGTCGATGGTCGAGTTGGCCGGCAGCGATCTGCGTGACGCACCCAAGGGCCGCAAGTCCATGCCGGGGTGGTTGTTGTCGGCTCACTCGGCTGAGAAGTGA